The following proteins are co-located in the Cyanobacterium stanieri LEGE 03274 genome:
- a CDS encoding DUF6439 family protein, which yields MTISSNSKTITELTTLELAQLLAEKMTISSYDWHKQKNNRKAQAGQQLASSLVFLLNNQPEEALERINQAQGWLNKTINPLPCPSHGDRHNS from the coding sequence ATGACTATCTCATCAAACAGTAAAACCATTACCGAATTAACCACCCTCGAATTAGCCCAACTTTTGGCAGAAAAAATGACCATTAGTTCCTATGATTGGCATAAGCAAAAAAATAACCGTAAAGCCCAAGCAGGGCAACAATTAGCTTCTAGTTTAGTATTCCTGTTAAACAATCAACCAGAAGAAGCCCTCGAACGAATTAATCAAGCCCAAGGATGGTTAAATAAAACCATTAATCCTTTACCATGCCCTAGCCATGGCGATCGCCATAATTCCTAA
- a CDS encoding ATP-binding protein, with protein MISMAKPLHFGRWRTVSFPSTLYLCPVLDLLLTNIPEELHPEIRLGLQEALVNAAKHGNGLDPSKPVVVKFSYHKGEYSWLICDQGAGFCECECGSKAEHLPPEEAENGRGLCMLHHIFDRVLWNKQGTQVKLCKQVHHHYFPRKASSAF; from the coding sequence ATGATTTCCATGGCAAAACCCCTTCATTTTGGGCGATGGCGAACCGTCAGTTTTCCTTCAACCCTCTATCTCTGTCCTGTGTTGGATTTATTATTGACAAATATTCCTGAAGAACTCCATCCAGAAATTCGCTTAGGCTTACAAGAAGCCCTTGTCAATGCGGCTAAACATGGTAATGGTTTAGATCCTAGTAAGCCCGTTGTGGTGAAGTTTTCCTATCATAAAGGGGAGTATTCTTGGTTGATTTGTGATCAAGGGGCTGGTTTTTGTGAGTGTGAATGTGGCTCAAAGGCAGAACATTTGCCCCCAGAGGAGGCGGAAAATGGTCGGGGTTTATGTATGTTGCATCATATTTTTGACCGAGTTTTATGGAATAAACAGGGTACTCAAGTAAAACTTTGTAAACAAGTACATCATCATTACTTTCCCCGCAAAGCCTCCTCCGCTTTTTAG
- a CDS encoding SH3 domain-containing protein codes for MNKILSTTIKSLVIATTALASLTIPYGIKPNAPALAQNNRAVVNAPPSNVRATPNGRIICRVRNVRVINIYGENNGWYVTDACGTTGYIHHSQIRFENVQRGSGVRAGLCYVTNIRTGQLAVRHSPGGESFAGLNNGNTVQYIRGNSPWYLVTVINGPNSAVNNRTGWVNANYLDCY; via the coding sequence ATGAATAAAATATTGTCAACAACCATCAAAAGCCTAGTTATTGCCACCACAGCCCTCGCCAGTTTAACCATACCCTACGGAATAAAACCCAACGCCCCCGCCCTCGCCCAAAATAACCGAGCCGTAGTAAATGCCCCTCCTTCTAACGTAAGAGCAACCCCCAATGGTAGAATCATCTGTAGAGTCAGAAACGTTAGAGTTATTAATATCTATGGAGAAAATAACGGTTGGTATGTAACCGATGCCTGTGGTACAACAGGGTACATTCACCATAGTCAAATCCGCTTTGAAAATGTACAGAGAGGATCAGGGGTTAGGGCTGGACTATGTTATGTTACTAATATTAGGACAGGACAACTAGCTGTAAGACATTCCCCTGGGGGAGAATCCTTTGCAGGTTTGAATAACGGTAATACGGTTCAATATATTAGGGGTAATAGCCCTTGGTATTTAGTGACTGTGATTAATGGCCCTAATAGTGCGGTTAATAATCGTACGGGATGGGTAAATGCTAATTATTTAGATTGTTATTAA
- a CDS encoding GTPase family protein, translating into MKFQPIKRIANKTINLFRVDEAQVAEILESVRSQLPTTEALLIGKPQAGKSSIVRGLTGVGADIVGQGFRPHTQYTERYAYPSEDLPLLIFTDTVGLGDVENNTEAIIEELSQELDQETGKARIIILTVKINDFATDSLKQVALNLRKKYPQIPCLLAVTSLHELYPVDVENHPPYPPDLVDVKRAFEEIKNNFVGLYDRTIMIDFTLEEDGYDPVFYGLDTMVDNLAQLLPEAESKTIYQLLDEKAGSQLSHVYKEVARRYILSFSIIAATVAAVPLPFATMPVLTALEVSMVGLLGQLYGQNVTVSQAGGIVSAIAGGFLAQAVGRELIKFIPGFGSVVAASWAAAYTWGLGEGACAYFGDLVGGKKPDPDKIKKVMRNAFQEAKERFKNASKDDY; encoded by the coding sequence ATGAAGTTTCAACCGATAAAACGTATTGCTAATAAAACCATTAATTTATTTCGAGTTGATGAAGCTCAGGTTGCTGAAATTTTGGAATCGGTGCGATCGCAACTTCCCACCACCGAAGCCCTCCTGATTGGCAAACCCCAAGCAGGTAAAAGTTCCATTGTCAGGGGATTAACGGGAGTAGGGGCAGACATTGTGGGGCAGGGTTTTCGCCCCCATACCCAATACACCGAAAGATATGCTTATCCTTCCGAGGATTTACCCCTGTTGATTTTTACCGATACTGTGGGTTTAGGAGATGTGGAAAATAATACCGAAGCGATTATTGAAGAATTAAGCCAAGAATTAGATCAAGAAACAGGTAAAGCAAGAATAATTATCTTAACCGTTAAAATCAATGATTTTGCCACCGATAGCCTCAAGCAAGTGGCTTTAAATCTGAGGAAAAAATATCCCCAAATACCTTGTTTGTTGGCGGTGACTTCCCTTCATGAATTATATCCTGTGGATGTGGAAAATCATCCTCCTTATCCTCCCGATTTAGTAGATGTAAAAAGGGCTTTTGAGGAGATAAAAAATAATTTTGTAGGTTTGTACGATCGCACCATAATGATTGATTTTACCCTCGAGGAAGACGGTTATGATCCTGTATTTTATGGTTTAGATACCATGGTGGATAATTTGGCGCAGTTGTTGCCCGAAGCTGAATCGAAAACTATTTATCAACTCTTAGACGAAAAAGCAGGTTCACAATTAAGCCATGTTTATAAAGAGGTGGCTAGACGTTATATTCTTTCCTTTTCCATCATCGCCGCCACCGTGGCGGCCGTACCCCTTCCCTTTGCCACTATGCCTGTGCTAACTGCCCTAGAGGTTTCTATGGTAGGACTTTTAGGACAATTATACGGTCAAAATGTGACTGTTTCTCAGGCTGGGGGGATTGTAAGTGCGATCGCTGGGGGATTTTTGGCCCAAGCGGTAGGGAGGGAATTAATTAAGTTTATTCCGGGCTTTGGTAGTGTGGTAGCGGCTTCCTGGGCAGCCGCCTATACCTGGGGTTTGGGAGAGGGCGCTTGTGCTTATTTTGGTGATTTGGTGGGGGGCAAAAAACCAGATCCTGACAAGATTAAAAAGGTGATGCGTAATGCTTTTCAGGAGGCAAAGGAAAGGTTTAAAAATGCTTCCAAGGATGATTATTAA
- the clpB gene encoding ATP-dependent chaperone ClpB produces MQPNNPQQFTEKAWSAIARTPDIAKENNHQQIETEHLFKALLEQKGLAVSIFNKTDASISRLQDKTEQFINSQPKVKNIGESVYLGRALDRLLDQAENYRKEFKDDFISIEHIILAYAKDDRFGKNLLKEFNLNENKLKTIIKEIRGTQKVTDQNPEGKYESLQKYGRDLTQLARAGKLDPVIGRDDEVRRTIQILSRRTKNNPVLIGEPGVGKTAIVEGLAQRIINRDVPESLLDRTLIGLDMGALIAGAKYRGEFEERLKAVLKEVTESEGNIILFIDEIHTVVGAGATQGAMDAGNLLKPMLARGELRCIGATTLDEYRKYIEKDAALERRFQSVFVGEPNVIDTVSILRGLKERYEVHHGVKIADSALVAAAMLSDRYISDRFLPDKAIDLVDESAAKLKMEITSKPEELDEIDRKILQLEMERLSLKKEDDWASIERRQKLEQELANLKEKQSSFNAQWQSEKEIIDQIRTLRESLEQINVEIQQAERNYDYNKAAELRYGKLAQVQKELAKKEALLSEKQTSGKSLLREEVEEADIAEIISKWSGIPISKLVESEKEKLLHLEDQLHERVVGQEEAVTAVSEAIQRSRAGLADPNRPTASFIFLGPTGVGKTELAKALAQILFDTEDAIVRIDMSEYMEKHTVSRLMGAPPGYVGYEEGGQLTEAIRRRPYSVVLFDEIEKAHPDVFNVMLQILDDGRLTDSQGRTVDFKNTIIIMTSNIGSQYILDLAGDDAQYETMRTRVMDAMRDNFRPEFLNRIDEIIIFHSLQKSQLRHIVNLQVNRLRERLGEQKLSLDIADEALDFLADIGYDPVYGARPLKRAVQRYLETAIAKAILKGEFKEGETIHVTVEDERLALK; encoded by the coding sequence ATGCAACCCAATAACCCACAACAATTCACCGAAAAGGCTTGGAGTGCGATCGCACGTACCCCAGACATAGCCAAAGAAAACAACCATCAACAGATAGAAACAGAACACCTATTTAAGGCATTATTAGAACAAAAAGGACTTGCTGTTAGTATTTTTAACAAAACCGATGCGAGTATCAGTCGTTTACAAGATAAAACCGAACAATTTATTAACAGTCAACCTAAAGTTAAAAACATCGGTGAATCAGTCTATTTAGGCAGAGCATTAGATCGTCTTTTAGACCAAGCAGAAAATTATCGCAAGGAATTTAAAGACGATTTTATCTCCATAGAACATATCATCCTAGCCTATGCAAAAGATGACCGTTTTGGTAAGAATTTATTAAAAGAATTCAACCTAAATGAAAACAAACTCAAAACTATTATTAAAGAAATTAGAGGAACTCAAAAAGTGACCGATCAAAACCCCGAAGGGAAATACGAATCTTTGCAAAAATATGGACGAGATTTAACCCAATTAGCCCGAGCAGGAAAACTCGATCCTGTCATTGGTCGTGATGATGAAGTACGCCGTACTATTCAGATACTTTCTCGCCGCACCAAAAATAATCCCGTATTAATCGGTGAACCGGGGGTAGGTAAAACCGCCATTGTGGAAGGACTTGCCCAGCGTATCATTAACCGTGATGTACCAGAATCATTGTTAGATCGTACCCTCATCGGCTTGGACATGGGGGCGCTCATTGCAGGGGCAAAATATCGAGGGGAGTTTGAAGAAAGACTGAAAGCCGTTTTAAAGGAAGTCACCGAATCCGAGGGTAATATTATTCTTTTCATCGATGAAATCCATACCGTAGTCGGTGCAGGGGCAACCCAAGGGGCGATGGATGCAGGAAATCTCCTCAAACCCATGTTAGCCAGAGGCGAATTACGTTGTATTGGTGCTACTACCCTTGATGAATACCGTAAGTATATCGAAAAAGATGCAGCACTGGAGAGACGTTTTCAATCGGTATTTGTGGGCGAACCCAATGTAATCGATACCGTATCTATTTTACGAGGTTTAAAAGAGCGTTACGAAGTCCATCACGGGGTGAAAATTGCCGATAGTGCTTTGGTGGCGGCGGCGATGCTTTCGGATAGGTATATAAGCGATCGCTTCTTACCTGATAAAGCCATTGATTTGGTGGATGAATCAGCCGCTAAATTAAAGATGGAAATTACCTCAAAACCAGAGGAATTAGACGAAATTGATCGCAAAATTTTACAGCTAGAAATGGAGCGTTTATCCCTCAAAAAAGAGGATGATTGGGCTTCTATTGAAAGGAGACAAAAATTAGAGCAAGAATTGGCAAACTTGAAGGAAAAACAAAGCTCTTTTAATGCTCAGTGGCAGAGTGAAAAAGAAATCATCGATCAAATTCGTACCCTGCGCGAATCCCTAGAACAAATTAACGTGGAAATTCAACAGGCCGAAAGAAATTATGATTATAATAAAGCCGCAGAATTACGTTATGGCAAACTAGCTCAAGTGCAAAAAGAGTTAGCAAAAAAAGAAGCCCTCTTGAGCGAGAAACAAACTAGCGGAAAATCCCTGTTACGGGAAGAAGTGGAGGAAGCCGACATCGCCGAAATTATCTCGAAATGGTCGGGTATTCCCATCAGTAAACTGGTAGAATCAGAGAAAGAAAAATTATTACACCTTGAAGATCAACTCCATGAAAGGGTAGTAGGTCAAGAAGAGGCTGTAACGGCGGTTTCTGAAGCCATACAGCGTTCCAGGGCAGGGTTAGCAGATCCCAATCGTCCTACCGCTAGTTTCATCTTTCTAGGGCCCACAGGGGTGGGCAAAACGGAGTTAGCCAAAGCCCTTGCCCAGATTTTATTTGACACCGAAGATGCGATCGTGCGTATTGATATGTCAGAATATATGGAAAAACATACCGTATCCCGTCTCATGGGAGCGCCCCCAGGATATGTGGGCTACGAGGAAGGAGGACAACTCACCGAGGCGATTCGCCGTCGTCCTTATTCTGTGGTACTGTTTGATGAGATTGAAAAAGCCCATCCCGACGTATTCAATGTGATGTTACAAATCCTTGATGATGGAAGGTTAACGGATTCCCAAGGGCGCACGGTGGATTTTAAAAATACTATCATCATCATGACCAGTAATATCGGTTCTCAGTATATCCTTGATTTAGCTGGGGATGATGCCCAATACGAAACCATGCGCACAAGGGTGATGGATGCCATGCGCGATAATTTCCGTCCTGAGTTTCTCAACCGTATTGATGAAATTATCATTTTCCACAGTCTCCAAAAATCTCAGTTACGCCATATTGTCAATTTACAGGTAAATCGTTTACGGGAAAGATTGGGCGAACAAAAACTATCTCTCGATATTGCTGATGAAGCGCTCGATTTTCTTGCCGACATTGGTTATGATCCTGTATATGGCGCTCGTCCCCTTAAACGGGCAGTACAAAGATACCTCGAAACTGCGATCGCCAAGGCTATCCTCAAAGGAGAGTTTAAGGAGGGGGAAACAATCCATGTCACTGTAGAGGATGAAAGATTAGCCCTTAAATAA
- a CDS encoding phosphomannose isomerase type II C-terminal cupin domain yields the protein MAENTKLDQEAQQAEYTRNPPWGTVTLLEEGPYYRINRITVKPGHHISTQMHYHRSEHWVVVAGTAKVIFNGEERLLLPKQSTYVPMSIRHRVENPGVVPLVMIEIQNGEYLGDDDIIRFEDAENN from the coding sequence ATGGCGGAAAATACTAAGCTAGATCAAGAAGCACAACAGGCAGAATACACCCGTAATCCTCCTTGGGGTACAGTTACTCTTTTAGAAGAAGGGCCTTATTATCGCATTAATCGTATTACCGTTAAACCGGGTCATCATATTAGTACCCAAATGCACTATCATCGTAGCGAACATTGGGTAGTGGTAGCTGGTACAGCGAAGGTTATTTTTAACGGGGAAGAAAGGTTACTATTACCAAAACAATCCACCTATGTACCTATGAGTATCCGTCATCGGGTGGAAAATCCGGGGGTTGTCCCTCTAGTGATGATTGAGATTCAAAATGGGGAATATTTGGGGGATGATGATATTATTCGTTTTGAAGATGCTGAGAATAATTGA
- a CDS encoding DUF4359 domain-containing protein: MNHLSPSKSLPLSTIAIVSGTILAIFGGILMFTNPNQRQYEEFAEEKLSLYAKENLCQAGAPALDQVLKSQVCHMMVEAGKRQIPRVVRETTQRKNYMLLSIYETNLYLYQFRTIGVFNNFYVLNVDQLYDQN, encoded by the coding sequence ATGAACCATCTTTCCCCATCAAAAAGTCTTCCCCTATCCACCATTGCCATTGTTAGTGGCACAATTTTGGCTATTTTTGGGGGAATCTTGATGTTTACCAACCCCAATCAAAGACAATATGAAGAATTTGCCGAAGAAAAATTATCCCTTTACGCCAAAGAAAACCTTTGTCAAGCAGGGGCGCCAGCATTAGATCAAGTCCTTAAGAGTCAAGTATGTCATATGATGGTAGAAGCGGGGAAAAGACAGATTCCAAGGGTAGTAAGAGAGACAACCCAAAGAAAAAACTATATGCTTTTGAGTATTTATGAAACCAACCTCTACCTTTACCAATTTAGAACCATTGGTGTGTTTAATAATTTTTATGTCTTAAACGTAGATCAACTATATGATCAGAATTAA
- the rlmN gene encoding 23S rRNA (adenine(2503)-C(2))-methyltransferase RlmN, which produces MTEVLLGKSLPELTDWVQQQGQPSYRGKQLYQWLYQKGARSLLDITVFPKQWREENQNQDIGRSHIDYHNTASDGTKKYLLKLKDGLIIETVGIPTAKRLTVCVSSQVGCAMGCDFCATGKEGFTRNLQAHEIIDQILTVQEDFNQRISNVVFMGMGEPLLNLPEVVKAIQSINQDVGIGARNLTVSTVGLPRKIIELAEHKLQITFAVSLHASNQKLRESLIPGAVHYPLSQLLADCKEYVNTTGRRVTFEYILLSGVNDLPENAHELARQIRGFQTHVNLIPYNPISEADYQRPSPERIKQFTQILEQQKIAVSVRYSRGLEADAACGQLRSNKSRKIDN; this is translated from the coding sequence ATGACGGAAGTATTATTAGGTAAATCTTTGCCTGAATTGACCGACTGGGTACAACAACAAGGGCAACCATCTTATCGTGGAAAGCAGTTATATCAATGGTTATACCAAAAAGGGGCAAGGTCACTTTTAGATATTACTGTTTTTCCTAAACAGTGGCGCGAGGAAAATCAAAATCAGGACATCGGGCGATCGCACATAGACTATCACAATACAGCCTCCGATGGTACAAAAAAGTATCTTTTAAAACTCAAAGACGGCTTAATTATTGAAACCGTAGGCATTCCCACCGCCAAACGTTTAACGGTGTGTGTATCCTCTCAGGTAGGTTGTGCTATGGGATGTGATTTTTGTGCCACAGGTAAAGAAGGATTTACCCGCAATCTCCAAGCCCATGAAATTATTGACCAAATTTTAACAGTCCAAGAAGACTTTAATCAAAGGATTTCTAATGTGGTATTTATGGGCATGGGTGAGCCATTATTAAACCTTCCTGAAGTTGTCAAAGCCATTCAATCTATTAATCAAGATGTGGGTATAGGCGCTCGTAACTTAACGGTTTCCACCGTGGGTTTACCTCGCAAAATCATCGAATTAGCTGAACATAAACTACAAATTACCTTCGCCGTCAGTCTTCACGCCTCCAACCAAAAATTGAGGGAAAGTTTAATCCCGGGGGCGGTGCATTATCCCCTCAGTCAACTGTTAGCCGATTGTAAGGAATATGTAAACACCACGGGCAGAAGGGTAACTTTTGAATATATTTTACTCTCAGGGGTAAATGATTTACCCGAAAATGCCCATGAATTAGCAAGGCAAATAAGGGGCTTTCAAACCCATGTGAATCTAATTCCCTATAACCCCATCTCCGAAGCTGATTATCAGCGCCCTAGCCCCGAGAGAATTAAACAATTTACCCAGATACTAGAGCAACAAAAAATCGCCGTCAGTGTGCGTTATTCCCGTGGCTTAGAAGCTGATGCCGCCTGTGGGCAGTTGCGTAGTAATAAATCGAGAAAAATTGACAATTAA
- the speA gene encoding biosynthetic arginine decarboxylase produces the protein MTENWSIAHSSELYHIEGWGHPYFDINEAGNVTVSPRGDEKKLDLFELVENLKKRDVNLPLLIRFSDILADRLARLHQCMQEAIARYDYPNIYRGVYPVKCNQHKQLVEALVDYGKPYHFGLEVGSKPELMIALATLDIDKTGETLLICNGYKDKEYLETALLAQQLGHNLIIVVEQIKELFITLELSEKLNLKPQIGVRAKLKTKGSGHWGNSTGEKAKFGLTIPEILTVYKTLQEKDLLHCLKLLHFHIGSQISSIAVIKDAIREAGQIYVQLTQMGAGMKYLDVGGGLAVDYDGSKTNFYASKNYNMQNYANDIVAGIKDCCDEANIHPPILVSESGRAIASHHSVLIFNVVNSNTPPYKLPEPVKEKEHLLIRNLWETYESIDEENYQEMYHDAVQFKDEAISLFNFGYLTLTQRARAEQIYWACGHKIYNIMKHQAYVSDDLEGLADLMISTYYINLSVFQSAPDAWAIDQLFPIMPIHRLNEKPTEKAILADLTCDSDGKIDKFIDLLDIKKSLELHKLENINNNEKNPQYKPYYLGMFLVGSYQEIMGNLHNLFGDINVVHLANENDNYQLQYIVKGDNVANVLEYVEYKSDELQERLRRLTENALRENKLTLEQSQLLLKNYDHNLRSYTYLT, from the coding sequence ATGACAGAAAATTGGTCGATCGCCCATAGCTCTGAGCTATATCATATTGAAGGATGGGGGCATCCTTATTTTGACATTAATGAAGCTGGTAACGTCACCGTATCCCCCCGAGGAGATGAGAAAAAATTAGATTTATTTGAATTAGTAGAAAACCTCAAAAAAAGGGATGTTAATTTACCTTTATTAATTCGTTTTTCTGATATTTTGGCTGATAGATTAGCCCGATTACATCAATGTATGCAAGAGGCGATCGCCCGTTACGATTATCCTAATATATATAGGGGAGTATATCCCGTAAAATGTAACCAACATAAGCAATTAGTAGAAGCCTTGGTAGATTATGGAAAACCCTATCATTTTGGCTTAGAAGTCGGCTCAAAACCAGAATTAATGATTGCCCTAGCCACCCTTGATATTGATAAAACAGGGGAAACTTTATTAATTTGTAATGGTTATAAAGACAAAGAATATTTAGAAACTGCCCTTTTAGCTCAACAATTAGGACATAATTTAATTATCGTTGTCGAACAAATAAAAGAGCTTTTTATCACCCTTGAATTATCAGAAAAATTAAACCTGAAACCTCAAATTGGGGTGAGGGCAAAGTTAAAAACAAAAGGTAGTGGACATTGGGGTAATTCCACAGGGGAAAAAGCAAAATTTGGCTTAACAATTCCTGAGATTTTAACAGTATATAAAACTCTCCAAGAAAAAGACTTATTACACTGTTTAAAATTACTTCATTTCCACATCGGCTCACAAATTTCCTCCATTGCCGTCATCAAAGACGCTATCAGGGAAGCAGGGCAAATTTATGTACAACTTACCCAAATGGGTGCAGGGATGAAGTATTTGGACGTAGGCGGGGGTTTAGCCGTGGATTATGATGGCTCGAAAACCAACTTTTATGCCTCTAAAAATTACAATATGCAAAACTATGCTAACGATATTGTGGCAGGGATAAAAGACTGTTGCGATGAGGCTAATATTCATCCCCCTATTTTGGTGAGTGAAAGTGGAAGGGCGATCGCTTCCCATCATTCCGTGTTAATCTTTAATGTGGTCAACAGCAACACTCCCCCTTATAAATTACCCGAACCCGTCAAAGAAAAAGAACATCTTCTCATCCGTAATCTTTGGGAAACCTACGAATCCATTGACGAAGAAAACTATCAAGAAATGTACCATGATGCGGTGCAATTCAAAGACGAAGCGATTAGTTTATTTAACTTTGGTTATCTTACCCTTACTCAAAGGGCTAGGGCAGAACAAATTTACTGGGCTTGTGGTCATAAAATCTATAACATCATGAAACATCAAGCCTATGTCAGTGATGATTTAGAAGGATTAGCTGACTTGATGATTTCTACTTACTATATCAATCTTTCCGTCTTTCAATCAGCGCCTGATGCTTGGGCAATTGATCAACTTTTTCCCATCATGCCTATCCATCGCTTGAATGAAAAACCCACAGAAAAAGCGATTTTAGCGGATTTAACCTGTGATAGTGATGGCAAAATAGATAAGTTTATTGACTTATTAGACATTAAAAAAAGTCTGGAATTACACAAGTTAGAAAACATTAATAATAATGAAAAAAATCCACAATATAAACCTTATTATTTAGGAATGTTTTTAGTGGGTTCATATCAAGAAATCATGGGTAATTTACATAATCTTTTTGGTGATATAAATGTGGTTCATTTAGCTAATGAAAATGATAATTATCAACTACAATACATTGTGAAGGGAGATAATGTAGCTAATGTTTTAGAATATGTAGAATATAAATCTGATGAGCTACAAGAAAGGTTACGCCGTCTTACGGAAAATGCTTTAAGGGAGAATAAGTTAACCCTTGAGCAATCACAATTGTTACTGAAAAACTATGATCATAACCTTAGGAGTTATACTTATTTAACCTGA